A window from Saprospiraceae bacterium encodes these proteins:
- a CDS encoding MFS transporter codes for MSNTKTKRSPMTWVTTAYFAQGLPFVAIAAASALMFKNMGITDTQIAFWTSLIMLPWTLKPLWGPFMEIYKTKKFFVILTQLTIGVMFGLVAFSLSLPDFFVYSIALLAIIAFGGATHDMAVDGVYLNVLSPKQQAMYIGWQGAAYNLAKVLSGGALVYLAGQLEERLGVVSAWTIVMCIYGAIMILVGLYHIKMLPSDAAKTEVATLDEGFARLKDVITTFFQKKYIWLGIVFIILYRFAEGQAIKIAPLFFKADKADGGLGLSTSDIGLAYGVFGAAAYVAGSLAGGYFVSSRGLNTKTLLILCAFFNLPFAMFALLAYFVPSSLVIITGAVVIEYFGYGFGFVGLTLFMMQQIAPGNYKMAHYAFATGIMNLGVMIPSMLSGYLSDMMGYKMFFIWVLIATIPAFLICWFIPLKPVVADENE; via the coding sequence ATGTCAAACACAAAAACAAAAAGATCTCCGATGACCTGGGTTACTACAGCATATTTTGCTCAGGGCTTGCCTTTTGTGGCTATAGCAGCTGCATCTGCTTTGATGTTTAAGAATATGGGTATCACAGATACTCAGATAGCATTCTGGACATCTTTGATTATGCTCCCATGGACTCTGAAGCCACTTTGGGGACCATTTATGGAAATCTATAAAACAAAGAAATTTTTTGTTATCCTGACTCAGCTTACTATAGGGGTGATGTTTGGTTTGGTGGCTTTTTCGCTGTCATTGCCCGATTTTTTTGTATATAGTATTGCATTGCTGGCCATTATTGCTTTTGGTGGCGCTACCCACGATATGGCTGTAGACGGGGTTTATCTTAATGTATTGTCACCAAAGCAGCAAGCCATGTATATAGGATGGCAAGGGGCTGCCTACAACCTTGCCAAAGTTTTGTCAGGCGGTGCTTTGGTATATCTTGCCGGCCAGCTGGAAGAAAGACTTGGGGTAGTATCTGCATGGACGATTGTTATGTGTATATACGGGGCTATTATGATACTTGTGGGCTTGTATCACATCAAAATGCTGCCTTCAGATGCTGCTAAAACTGAGGTTGCCACATTGGATGAAGGGTTTGCCAGACTCAAAGATGTCATTACCACCTTTTTTCAAAAAAAATACATTTGGTTGGGTATTGTTTTTATCATCTTATATAGATTTGCAGAAGGGCAGGCGATCAAGATTGCACCGCTTTTCTTTAAAGCAGATAAGGCCGATGGTGGATTGGGCTTGAGTACTTCTGATATAGGTTTAGCTTATGGAGTTTTTGGAGCTGCAGCATACGTTGCCGGTTCACTTGCCGGGGGATATTTTGTGTCATCAAGAGGGTTGAATACGAAGACGCTTTTGATCTTGTGTGCTTTTTTCAACCTGCCATTTGCCATGTTTGCCTTGCTGGCCTACTTTGTGCCATCGAGCCTTGTAATCATCACCGGAGCTGTGGTGATTGAGTACTTTGGTTATGGATTCGGATTTGTAGGTCTGACATTATTTATGATGCAACAGATAGCACCCGGTAATTATAAAATGGCGCACTATGCCTTTGCAACAGGTATTATGAATCTGGGTGTCATGATACCCTCCATGCTGAGTGGTTACCTGAGTGATATGATGGGGTACAAAATGTTTTTCATCTGGGTGCTGATAGCCACCATTCCCGCCTTTCTGATTTGTTGGTTTATACCTCTGAAGCCTGTTGTAGCTGATGAAAATGAGTAA